A genomic stretch from Coffea arabica cultivar ET-39 chromosome 10c, Coffea Arabica ET-39 HiFi, whole genome shotgun sequence includes:
- the LOC113714574 gene encoding isoamylase 1, chloroplastic-like isoform X2, producing MELLHCPSAIPVRNCTPKFTNASKNCANLFGKRLNSVNLGSILVKILDKNAGRCSSGVVVNARSGDGGGLETGADTAIVVEKPPAKPSLFEVFDGYPLPFGATSRDGGVNFAVASGSATSATLCLIRLSDLPEKRVTEQIFLSPITNRTGDVWHVFLKGDFQDMLYGYRFDGKFSPQEGHYFDSSQILVDPYAKAVVSRGDYGALGLEDECWPPMACMVPSLTDKFDWEGDLPLKFPQRDLVIYEMHVRGFTRHESSGTEFPGTYLGVIGKLDYLKELGINCIELMPCHEFNELEYYSHNSILGDYKMNFWGYSTVNFFSPMTRYSSAGALNCGLGAIDEFKCLVKEAHKRGIEVIMDVVFNHSAEGNENGPILSFRGVDNSVFYMLAPKGEFYNYSGCGNTFNCNHPLVRQFILDCLRYWVTEMHVDGFRFDLASILTRSSSLWDAANVYGKSVEGDTLTTGSPLSSPPLIDMISNDPILRGAKLIAEAWDCGGLYQVGKFPHWGIWSEWNGKYRDTVRQFIKGTGGFAGAFAECLCGSPNLYQEGGRKPWNSINFVCAHDGFTLADLVTYNNKHNTANGEDNKDGENHNNSWNCGQEGEFASISVKKLRKRQMRNFFLCLMVSQINYFRWDKKEESSSDFFRFCCLVTKFRHECESLGLNNFPTAERLQWHGHAPGLPDWSETSRFVAFTLTDSVKGELYVAFNASHLPVTIALPERPGYRWEPLVDAAKPAPFDFLSNDLPERETAIQQYAHFLDSNLYPMLSYSSVILLLSSDDSA from the exons ATGGAGCTACTCCATTGCCCTTCAGCAATCCCAGTTCGCAATTGCACCCCAAAATTCACGAACGCCTCGAAGAATTGCGCGAATTTGTTCGGAAAGAGATTAAATTCGGTGAATTTGGGtagtattttggtgaaaattttggacaaaaatgcGGGAAGGTGTTCTTCAGGGGTTGTGGTTAATGCGAGGAGTGGTGATGGCGGTGGTTTAGAGACTGGAGCGGATACTGCCATTGTGGTGGAGAAACCTCCGGCAAAACCGAGTCTTTTTGAGGTGTTTGATGGCTATCCGTTGCCGTTTGGTGCCACTTCTCGGGATGGTGGTGTGAATTTTGCGGTTGCTTCTGGCAGTGCCACGTCAGCTACTCTTTGCTTGATTCGTCTCTCTGATCTGCCTGAA AAAAGAGTTACTGAGCAAATCTTTTTGAGTCCGATAACGAATAGGACTGGAGATGTCTGGCATGTGTTCTTGAAGGGAGATTTTCAAGACATGCTCTATGGTTACAGATTTGATGGGAAATTTTCTCCTCAAGAAGGACATTACTTTGATTCTTCTCAAATATTAGTGGATCCATATGCTAAG GCTGTTGTAAGTAGAGGGGACTATGGTGCTCTTGGACTTGAGGATGAATGTTGGCCACCAATGGCCTGCATGGTGCCTTCTCTTACTGACAAG TTTGATTGGGAAGGTGATTTACCCCTGAAGTTTCCTCAGAGAGATCTGGTAATATATGAAATGCATGTTCGTGGATTTACAAGGCATGAGTCAAGTGGAACAGAATTTCCTGGTACTTACCTCGGTGTCATTGGAAAACTAGATTACTTGAAG GAACTTGGTATCAATTGTATAGAGTTAATGCCATGTCATGAGTTCAATGAGTTGGAGTATTACAGCCATAATTCCATCTTAGGCGACtataa GATGAACTTCTGGGGGTACTCAACTGTCAATTTCTTTTCACCGATGACAAGATATTCTTCGGCTGGTGCCCTTAATTGTGGTCTTGGTGCCATAGATGAATTCAAGTGCCTTGTTAAAGAAGCGCATAAACGTGGGATTGAG GTGATCATGGATGTCGTTTTTAACCACAGTGCTGAAGGGAATGAGAATGGTCCCATATTATCCTTTAGAGGTGTAGATAACAGTGTCTTTTATATGCTTGCACCAAAG GGAGAGTTCTATAATTATTCAGGTTGTGGAAACACTTTCAACTGCAACCATCCCCTTGTCCGTCAATTTATATTGGATTGCCTGAG ATACTGGGTAACAGAGATGCATGTAGATGGCTTTCGCTTTGATCTTGCTTCTATCCTGACAAGAAGCAGCAG CCTCTGGGATGCAGCTAATGTGTATGGAAAGTCAGTTGAAGGTGATACTCTCACAACTGGTTCTCCTCTCAGCAGCCCTCCGTTGATTGATATGATTAGTAACGATCCAATACTACGTGGAGCAAAG CTTATAGCTGAAGCATGGGATTGTGGAGGACTCTACCAAGTTGGCAAGTTTCCTCATTGGGGTATTTGGTCAGAGTGGAATGGGAAG TACCGTGACACTGTGAGGCAGTTCATAAAGGGTACAGGTGGGTTTGCAGGAGCTTTTGCTGAATGTCTTTGTGGGAGCCCTAACTTATACCAG GAAGGTGGAAGGAAACCATGGAACAGTATTAATTTTGTATGTGCTCATGATGGCTTTACTTTGGCTGATTTAGTGACATATAATAACAAACACAACACAGCAAATGGAGAAGATAATAAAGATGGGGAGAATCACAATAACAGTTGGAACTGTGGTCAG GAAGGAGAGTTTGCTAGTATCTCTGTAAAGAAACTGAGGAAACGGCAGATGCGGAACTTCTTCCTCTGTCTTATGGTTTCCCAA ATTAATTACTTCCGGTGGGATAAAAAAGAAGAATCCTCATCTGACTTTTTCAGATTTTGCTGCCTTGTAACCAAGTTTCGCCA TGAATGTGAGTCACTTGGCTTGAACAATTTCCCAACAGCAGAGCGGCTGCAGTGGCATGGTCATGCTCCTGGATTACCAGACTGGTCAGAAACAAGCCGATTCGTTGCTTTTACACTG ACTGATTCAGTAAAGGGAGAACTTTATGTTGCCTTCAATGCTAGCCATTTACCCGTCACCATTGCATTGCCAGAACGGCCGGGTTATAGGTGGGAACCCTTGGTGGACGCTGCCAAGCCTGCACCATTTGACTTTCTCTCCAATGATCTTCCAGAGAGAGAAACTGCGATTCAACAGTatgctcattttcttgattccAATCTGTACCCCATGCTTAGTTATTCTTCAGTTATTCTGTTACTATCTTCTGATGATAGTGCTTGA
- the LOC113714574 gene encoding isoamylase 1, chloroplastic-like isoform X1, whose product MELLHCPSAIPVRNCTPKFTNASKNCANLFGKRLNSVNLGSILVKILDKNAGRCSSGVVVNARSGDGGGLETGADTAIVVEKPPAKPSLFEVFDGYPLPFGATSRDGGVNFAVASGSATSATLCLIRLSDLPEKRVTEQIFLSPITNRTGDVWHVFLKGDFQDMLYGYRFDGKFSPQEGHYFDSSQILVDPYAKAVVSRGDYGALGLEDECWPPMACMVPSLTDKFDWEGDLPLKFPQRDLVIYEMHVRGFTRHESSGTEFPGTYLGVIGKLDYLKELGINCIELMPCHEFNELEYYSHNSILGDYKMNFWGYSTVNFFSPMTRYSSAGALNCGLGAIDEFKCLVKEAHKRGIEVIMDVVFNHSAEGNENGPILSFRGVDNSVFYMLAPKGEFYNYSGCGNTFNCNHPLVRQFILDCLRYWVTEMHVDGFRFDLASILTRSSSLWDAANVYGKSVEGDTLTTGSPLSSPPLIDMISNDPILRGAKLIAEAWDCGGLYQVGKFPHWGIWSEWNGKYRDTVRQFIKGTGGFAGAFAECLCGSPNLYQEGGRKPWNSINFVCAHDGFTLADLVTYNNKHNTANGEDNKDGENHNNSWNCGQEGEFASISVKKLRKRQMRNFFLCLMVSQGVPMIYMGDEYGHTKGGNNNTYCHDNYINYFRWDKKEESSSDFFRFCCLVTKFRHECESLGLNNFPTAERLQWHGHAPGLPDWSETSRFVAFTLTDSVKGELYVAFNASHLPVTIALPERPGYRWEPLVDAAKPAPFDFLSNDLPERETAIQQYAHFLDSNLYPMLSYSSVILLLSSDDSA is encoded by the exons ATGGAGCTACTCCATTGCCCTTCAGCAATCCCAGTTCGCAATTGCACCCCAAAATTCACGAACGCCTCGAAGAATTGCGCGAATTTGTTCGGAAAGAGATTAAATTCGGTGAATTTGGGtagtattttggtgaaaattttggacaaaaatgcGGGAAGGTGTTCTTCAGGGGTTGTGGTTAATGCGAGGAGTGGTGATGGCGGTGGTTTAGAGACTGGAGCGGATACTGCCATTGTGGTGGAGAAACCTCCGGCAAAACCGAGTCTTTTTGAGGTGTTTGATGGCTATCCGTTGCCGTTTGGTGCCACTTCTCGGGATGGTGGTGTGAATTTTGCGGTTGCTTCTGGCAGTGCCACGTCAGCTACTCTTTGCTTGATTCGTCTCTCTGATCTGCCTGAA AAAAGAGTTACTGAGCAAATCTTTTTGAGTCCGATAACGAATAGGACTGGAGATGTCTGGCATGTGTTCTTGAAGGGAGATTTTCAAGACATGCTCTATGGTTACAGATTTGATGGGAAATTTTCTCCTCAAGAAGGACATTACTTTGATTCTTCTCAAATATTAGTGGATCCATATGCTAAG GCTGTTGTAAGTAGAGGGGACTATGGTGCTCTTGGACTTGAGGATGAATGTTGGCCACCAATGGCCTGCATGGTGCCTTCTCTTACTGACAAG TTTGATTGGGAAGGTGATTTACCCCTGAAGTTTCCTCAGAGAGATCTGGTAATATATGAAATGCATGTTCGTGGATTTACAAGGCATGAGTCAAGTGGAACAGAATTTCCTGGTACTTACCTCGGTGTCATTGGAAAACTAGATTACTTGAAG GAACTTGGTATCAATTGTATAGAGTTAATGCCATGTCATGAGTTCAATGAGTTGGAGTATTACAGCCATAATTCCATCTTAGGCGACtataa GATGAACTTCTGGGGGTACTCAACTGTCAATTTCTTTTCACCGATGACAAGATATTCTTCGGCTGGTGCCCTTAATTGTGGTCTTGGTGCCATAGATGAATTCAAGTGCCTTGTTAAAGAAGCGCATAAACGTGGGATTGAG GTGATCATGGATGTCGTTTTTAACCACAGTGCTGAAGGGAATGAGAATGGTCCCATATTATCCTTTAGAGGTGTAGATAACAGTGTCTTTTATATGCTTGCACCAAAG GGAGAGTTCTATAATTATTCAGGTTGTGGAAACACTTTCAACTGCAACCATCCCCTTGTCCGTCAATTTATATTGGATTGCCTGAG ATACTGGGTAACAGAGATGCATGTAGATGGCTTTCGCTTTGATCTTGCTTCTATCCTGACAAGAAGCAGCAG CCTCTGGGATGCAGCTAATGTGTATGGAAAGTCAGTTGAAGGTGATACTCTCACAACTGGTTCTCCTCTCAGCAGCCCTCCGTTGATTGATATGATTAGTAACGATCCAATACTACGTGGAGCAAAG CTTATAGCTGAAGCATGGGATTGTGGAGGACTCTACCAAGTTGGCAAGTTTCCTCATTGGGGTATTTGGTCAGAGTGGAATGGGAAG TACCGTGACACTGTGAGGCAGTTCATAAAGGGTACAGGTGGGTTTGCAGGAGCTTTTGCTGAATGTCTTTGTGGGAGCCCTAACTTATACCAG GAAGGTGGAAGGAAACCATGGAACAGTATTAATTTTGTATGTGCTCATGATGGCTTTACTTTGGCTGATTTAGTGACATATAATAACAAACACAACACAGCAAATGGAGAAGATAATAAAGATGGGGAGAATCACAATAACAGTTGGAACTGTGGTCAG GAAGGAGAGTTTGCTAGTATCTCTGTAAAGAAACTGAGGAAACGGCAGATGCGGAACTTCTTCCTCTGTCTTATGGTTTCCCAA GGTGTTCCAATGATCTATATGGGTGATGAGTATGGTCACACTAAAGGAGGAAACAACAACACATATTGCCATGACAATTAT ATTAATTACTTCCGGTGGGATAAAAAAGAAGAATCCTCATCTGACTTTTTCAGATTTTGCTGCCTTGTAACCAAGTTTCGCCA TGAATGTGAGTCACTTGGCTTGAACAATTTCCCAACAGCAGAGCGGCTGCAGTGGCATGGTCATGCTCCTGGATTACCAGACTGGTCAGAAACAAGCCGATTCGTTGCTTTTACACTG ACTGATTCAGTAAAGGGAGAACTTTATGTTGCCTTCAATGCTAGCCATTTACCCGTCACCATTGCATTGCCAGAACGGCCGGGTTATAGGTGGGAACCCTTGGTGGACGCTGCCAAGCCTGCACCATTTGACTTTCTCTCCAATGATCTTCCAGAGAGAGAAACTGCGATTCAACAGTatgctcattttcttgattccAATCTGTACCCCATGCTTAGTTATTCTTCAGTTATTCTGTTACTATCTTCTGATGATAGTGCTTGA